The Paraburkholderia sp. FT54 genome contains the following window.
GCGCGAGGTGGATCAGGACCTGCTGAATCTGTTCCGCTCGTTCAAGGCGAAGCCGGGCATGATCTTCAGCAAACTGATCGTACCTAGCGCACTGCCGTGGATCTTCTCGACACTGCGCGTGAACATCGGCTTCGCGCTGATCGGCTCGGTGGTGGGCGAATACATCGCTTCGCAGGTGGGAGTGGGTCACGAAGTGTTCGTCGCTGGCTCTTTGTTTGACCTCAATACTGTTTGGCTGGGCATTATCGTTCTCACATTGATGGCATCGATTCTGAGCTGGATTGTTCAATTTACGGAAGCAAAGGTGATTACATGGAAAAGAAAACGGTGAAGTTTCTGGGCACTTGCCTTGTGGCGGCAGTCGCCGCTTCCGGGGCCCGCATGGCGGTTGCTGCCGAGCCGGTAGTCGTCTATCAGGCCTTTCAGTCGATTCAGTATCTGCCGCTTTACGTGGCGCTCGACAAAGGTTTGTTTGCAAAGAACGGTCTCACGGTGCAGAAAGTGACGGCCGGCGGCGGCGCAGCCGGAGTGGCTGCGGTGATCGGCGGTCACGCGGACTTTTCGCTGCAGGACCCGATGACGGCGATGCTTGCCAACCTCAAGGGCGCGTCGCTCGTCAATGTGGCGAACGTGGTTGCAGGCGTGCCCGTCTGGATCATCGCGCCGCCGGCCTCGTCGGTTAAGGAGGTGTCCGATCTGGCCGGCAGGAGCGTGGCCACTGCGCTACCGCCGACGACGAGTACGTATCTGCTGCAGCGCCTCGTTAGCGAGCGAAAGCTCGCTAACGTGAAGCTCGATACCGTGCAGATCGGCACGGAGCTCGCACCGGTCAGCGCGGGGCGCGACGAAGCGGCGGCGCTTTACGAGCCACAGGTCGATACCGGGCTGTCACAGGGATACCGGATCGTCTACGGGTTCCCCAGGGCCTATCCGGGCGGCTATGTATTCTCCAGCATGGACACGCTCGCTTCCACGATCAAAGCCAAGCCACAGATGGTCGCTGCGTTCGTGAAATCGATCGGCGAGGCCGAGGCGCTGATCCAGCATTCGCCCGATACGGCGAAGGCTGTTGCGCGGACCGAGTTTCCGACGCTTGACCCGAAGGTGGTCGACAGCGCCGTACAGCGCATGATCGACCAGGAGATCTTCGCAGCGACACCCGAGATTTCCGAGCAGGCGTTCCGTAACGCGCTGGCCCTGCAGGAGTCCCTCGGCAACATCAAGCCGGGCAGCGTGACATATGCCGGCGCGGTGGACAATTCGTTTGCGGCGGCAGCAGCGCGCAAATAGGCACGGGAACGTGAGACGGCGCTCGCGCAATGCCGACGCCCGCTCGAATCGATCCGGATTCCTCGCGCAAGTTGCGCGATCAACAGTAAAGCTATCACCAGAATGCAAAAGCAATCGTTGCTGACTACTCTGCTTGCCAGCCGCGGCGACGCCCAGGCTGCCCGCGCACGGCTCTCAGCCGCAAAGGCGCGCGCTGACGAACTCGAGCCCTGGCTCCGCGCGTTCACATCGCGAGCCGACAACTATGACGTGGATGCCGCAGTCAATGGACCGCTCGCCGGCCTGCCGGTCGGTATCAAGGATCTGATCGATACACGCGACATGCCGACTGCCTACGGGTCGCCGGTCTATCGCGGACACCAGCCGTCGGCGGACGCGCGTATCGTCGAGTCCATCCGGCAGGCGGGCGGAGTGGTCTTCGGGAAGACGGTGACGACCGAGTTCGCCTGGCGTGAGCCTGGACCCACGGTCAATCCGTGGAACCGACTGCACACGCCGGGCGGGTCGTCGAGCGGCTCAGCGGCAGCCGTGGCCGCTGGCATAGTGCCACTTGCACTCGGTACGCAGACCGTCGGCTCGGTCATCCGGCCGGCCGCTTATTGCGGAGTCGTCGGCTACAAGCCCAGTTTCGGCAAGGTGTCCCGCGACGGTGTGCATCCGCTGTCCGGCTCGCTCGATCATGTCGGCTTTTTCGCGCAGACGGTAGAGGGTGTGGCGCTCGCGCATGCACTCTTCGTCGAGCACCGATCTGAGGTGTTGGCGAGCCTCGAAGCATGGACCGCATGGTTCCCGGCCAATGCTCCAGCCCGGCTGGGCGTGTTACGCACGCCCTTCTGGGACCGGGTGCAGCCGGCACAGAAGGAGAACTTCGATGCCTCGCTCGAGCGTCTGCGCGCCGCCGGCGCCGTGCTCGTCGAGCTTGAATACGGCGCAGATATGCAGGCTATGGTCGACGCGGTGCAGGTCATTGCGTGCGTCGAGGCGCACCGCGCGATCGGCCCCATCGCCGCCGGGCATGGTGAGCTCGTCAGTGAGCACATGCATAGGCTGATCGCGGCGGGCGCGGCAACGCCTGCCGCTGAGTACGAGGCTGCCATTGCGCTGCAGGCGCGGTTGCGTCGCGAATCGAAGACGCTGCTCGCCGGATGCGAGGCGCTCGTAACCCTGTCGGCGCCTGGCGAGGCACCCGCAGGGCTCTCGGACACAGGCGACGGGATTTTCTGCGCACCATGGAGCCTTACAGGCAGCCCAGCCGTGACTGTGCCGTCGGGCCGCACCGCCAATGGCTTGCCGCTTGCGTTCCAGGTGGTCGGCGAGTTCGGCGCGGATCTGAGCACGCTGCAGATCGCGGCCTGGGTCGAAAGCCAGCTGCAGGCGCAATGGCCGGCCGCATCCGTATCGGCTGGGTATCCCGAAGTGGCGTCCGCCTGACGGTCTGCGAGCGCGCCAGTGTCGGTTATAGTGCGGGGCATGCTCTAACACGGCGAAGCGGCAAAAGGAGGATACGTTGAGCAGGCCCTATCGAACCATCCAGGAATACGTCCTCGGAACATTGAGGGCCGAAATCCTGAAGGGAGTGTATCCGCCGAATACTCGTCTCAGACAGGAAGAGGTGGCCAAGCGCCTGGACGTCAGCACGACACCTGTGCGCGAGGCGTTTCGCGATCTGCGGGCGGAGGGGCTGGTGTCGATCGACCCGAACCGGGGCGTCGTAATACGCGGCCTCACTGCGGAAGACGTGAGCGAGATTTACGAACTGCGCATGCTGCTCGAGCCCATGCTCGCGGAGCGGGCCTGCCGGCAGCTCGCGCCCGCCGATCTCGCGGCGGCCACTGTATGTCACGCAACCATGAGCGCGACCCTGTCGTCCGAAAAATGGGCGTTGCTCAACGTGGAATTCCACCGGCACCTGATAGGGAGTCAGGAGAAGACCCGTCTGTTCGAGATCGTCGAAAGCCTCTCGGGTGTCGCGCGTCCCTATGTGTCGTTGGCGATGCACGTCAAGCAAGACCTCATGGAGAGTAACAACCGCGAGCACGCGCAGCTGTTGGACGCCTTCCGGGCGGGCGATGCGCTGTCCGTGCGCGAGCAGAGCCGGATACACCTCGAAAACACGCGCAACGCGATCGTCGCCTGGGTTACCCAGTGGGCGCCGACGGAGGTCGCCCACGGCTAAAGCGAGCCAGGCGGTGCGCTTGGCGTGTGCTCTCTTGGGGGCGCAGGTGGGGCCAACCGGTCGGCCGCAGCGCGTAGGGTGTTCCTTTCGCCGTGAACCGGACGCCCAGCTAAGCCAACGCTTATTCCAGGAACATACAAGATATGGACGATTCGCTGGTTTCCCTGTCGGCGGTGACAGCCCGTGAACTCATCGGGCGCCGCGACCTTTCCCCGGTCGAACTGCTCGAGGCCTGCATCGCTCAGATCGAGGCGATCAACCCGGCCGTCAACGCCGTGGCGGCGACCTGCTTCGAGCGCGCGCGCGAGGAAGCGCGGCGCGCGGAATTGGCCGTTGCGCGTGGCGGGCCGCTCGGCCCTTTGCACGGGTTGCCGCTCGGGGTCAAGGATCTGGAGGAAACGGCAGGCCTTTTGACCACCTACGGTTCACCGCTTTTTCGCGCCAACGTGCCGGTCCGCGATAACGCCTTCGTGGCTCGCCTGCGCGCCGCGGGCGCTATCCTAACCGCCAAGACCAACACACCCGAGATGGGCGCGGGGGCCAACACGCGCAATGTGGTCTGGGGCGCTACCGGCAATCCGTTCAATCCGTTGTTGAACGCTGGCGGCTCTTCGGGCGGCTCGGCCGTCGCGCTCGCCACCAGCATGCTGCCGCTCTGCACGGGCACGGATACGGGCGGCTCGCTGCGGATTCCCGCGGCGCTGTGCGGCGTGGTCGGATTCCGGCCTTCGCCGGGCCTCGTGCCGATCGACCGCAAGGTGCTCGGCTGGACGCCCATCGACGTGAGTGGTCCAATGGGGCGCACCGTCGCGGACACCCGGCTGCAACTGGCCGCCCAGGCCGGCTTGCATCACAACGATCCGCTCGGGTATCGCATCGCCGGGTCAGCATTCGGGCATGGCGCGCCACTCGACGTCAGCGAGCTGCGTATCGGCTATACGGAAGACTTCGGCGTG
Protein-coding sequences here:
- a CDS encoding amidase, whose protein sequence is MQKQSLLTTLLASRGDAQAARARLSAAKARADELEPWLRAFTSRADNYDVDAAVNGPLAGLPVGIKDLIDTRDMPTAYGSPVYRGHQPSADARIVESIRQAGGVVFGKTVTTEFAWREPGPTVNPWNRLHTPGGSSSGSAAAVAAGIVPLALGTQTVGSVIRPAAYCGVVGYKPSFGKVSRDGVHPLSGSLDHVGFFAQTVEGVALAHALFVEHRSEVLASLEAWTAWFPANAPARLGVLRTPFWDRVQPAQKENFDASLERLRAAGAVLVELEYGADMQAMVDAVQVIACVEAHRAIGPIAAGHGELVSEHMHRLIAAGAATPAAEYEAAIALQARLRRESKTLLAGCEALVTLSAPGEAPAGLSDTGDGIFCAPWSLTGSPAVTVPSGRTANGLPLAFQVVGEFGADLSTLQIAAWVESQLQAQWPAASVSAGYPEVASA
- a CDS encoding amidase family protein, translated to MDDSLVSLSAVTARELIGRRDLSPVELLEACIAQIEAINPAVNAVAATCFERAREEARRAELAVARGGPLGPLHGLPLGVKDLEETAGLLTTYGSPLFRANVPVRDNAFVARLRAAGAILTAKTNTPEMGAGANTRNVVWGATGNPFNPLLNAGGSSGGSAVALATSMLPLCTGTDTGGSLRIPAALCGVVGFRPSPGLVPIDRKVLGWTPIDVSGPMGRTVADTRLQLAAQAGLHHNDPLGYRIAGSAFGHGAPLDVSELRIGYTEDFGVCAVDNATRATFRTKMAAIAGYVKLCEPVDLDMGEADRAFDVIRAQNFLASFRETYERDPALLGPNTRANYEMAQAMSLRDAVWAHAEQTKIFRRFQAKFDDYDVIVSPTSSISPFPWSRWHLAEVNGRPLDNYYRWVALTYVVTLLTNPALSLPCGTDHAGMPFGLQLVGPFRGDERLLDMAESLETALRNDAVLNRPLPDLRALSSTVSELKSIVTDPPVLTVTGG
- a CDS encoding ABC transporter substrate-binding protein, whose protein sequence is MEKKTVKFLGTCLVAAVAASGARMAVAAEPVVVYQAFQSIQYLPLYVALDKGLFAKNGLTVQKVTAGGGAAGVAAVIGGHADFSLQDPMTAMLANLKGASLVNVANVVAGVPVWIIAPPASSVKEVSDLAGRSVATALPPTTSTYLLQRLVSERKLANVKLDTVQIGTELAPVSAGRDEAAALYEPQVDTGLSQGYRIVYGFPRAYPGGYVFSSMDTLASTIKAKPQMVAAFVKSIGEAEALIQHSPDTAKAVARTEFPTLDPKVVDSAVQRMIDQEIFAATPEISEQAFRNALALQESLGNIKPGSVTYAGAVDNSFAAAAARK
- a CDS encoding GntR family transcriptional regulator, with the translated sequence MSRPYRTIQEYVLGTLRAEILKGVYPPNTRLRQEEVAKRLDVSTTPVREAFRDLRAEGLVSIDPNRGVVIRGLTAEDVSEIYELRMLLEPMLAERACRQLAPADLAAATVCHATMSATLSSEKWALLNVEFHRHLIGSQEKTRLFEIVESLSGVARPYVSLAMHVKQDLMESNNREHAQLLDAFRAGDALSVREQSRIHLENTRNAIVAWVTQWAPTEVAHG